The Streptomyces kanamyceticus DNA segment TCAGCCATCGCGGTCGTCCTGCTCACCGTCTCCCTGGGATTCATCGTGACGTTCCTGGTCCAAGAGCTGCGAGGTGCGCGCGACCGATGACCGCAGACCTGCGTCCCGCCTCTCCCGGCCGCGCGTCCACCCGTCCTTCCTCCGGGTCGCCGCGCGCCGAACGCCCGCGCCGCAGGGGCCGGTTCGGGGTCCCGCTCTTCCTGGCGGCCGTCTCCCTCGCCTTCCTCGCGCCCCTCCTCCTCGCCGTCTACGCGTCGTTGCGCCCGTACGAGGAGACGGCGGAACACGGCTACTTCTCCTGGCCCGAGCGCCTTTCCTTCGACTACTACCGCCAGGCCTACACCGAATCCGGCATGGGCAAGTACTTCACCAACACCCTGCTGATCGCCGTTCCCGCGGTCCTCATCACCCTCTTCCTCGCGTCGTTCGTCGCCTTCGCCGTCTCACGGGTGCGGATCCGCGGCGGACTGGTCCTGCTGATGCTGTTCACCGCGGGAAACCTGCTGCCCCCGCAGGTCCTCGTGACCCCGCTCTACGCACTGTTCCTCAAGATTCCGCTGCCCTGGTGGATGTCCGACTCGCTCACCCTCTACGACTCGTTCTGGGCGCTCATCCTCGTCAACGTCGGCTTCC contains these protein-coding regions:
- a CDS encoding carbohydrate ABC transporter permease — translated: MTADLRPASPGRASTRPSSGSPRAERPRRRGRFGVPLFLAAVSLAFLAPLLLAVYASLRPYEETAEHGYFSWPERLSFDYYRQAYTESGMGKYFTNTLLIAVPAVLITLFLASFVAFAVSRVRIRGGLVLLMLFTAGNLLPPQVLVTPLYALFLKIPLPWWMSDSLTLYDSFWALILVNVGFQIGFCVFVLSNFMRTLPKEILEAAIVDGAGVWTQFWRITLPLCRPALAALATLEFTWIYNDFLWALIFISNPDKLPITSSLNNLRGQFFTDYNLLAAGSVLVALPTVLVFLLLQRHFIAGLTLGASKG